In one Hymenobacter sp. DG25B genomic region, the following are encoded:
- a CDS encoding ABC transporter substrate-binding protein, whose amino-acid sequence MNRYLSTCGVVLLLLLGCRQQEAQRTYNVRIRWPRDPETLHPHTLANALAIQAINLTYQSLLAIDAPQQRIVPWLAEALPVVRRAGNTSYLTYRIRPAATWNDGQPITAQDIIFTLKTMRCPDLPNERMRATYGFVRSVQLDSTDTRQFTLVCDQFAPDYVLTSGDFAVLPEHLLDPGHQLRAFSLGRLDSVGATLPAVKQFVKEFSKARLEQSPGKYGSGPYVLKSWQSGQQLVFARKKPWWGDQVVPTPATFLARPNQISFHIIPDQTTALLALRRGDIDVYGSLPATDYQRLASSATDQKRIALYAPDSYEAVTVGFNTRKPALADSKTRQAISHLFDIPTLIKATQHGLAYPSASLISPHDKHYYNDSLAPVAYSPALATQLLAQAGWQQQPDKSWQRPSRSGPAQQLALTISYRAGDAAYEFIALQLRTVAGKVGIPINLRPTESSVLTQQLQAGAFDLYIRSLIGNPFAHNFLPLLHSGSTGTQGGNYTGFGSASSDALLTELAAAQDTVQKKQLLRKLQRVLQQQNPLTVLYFKRNPLAVSRRFTNLGLSGLPPGYEATRFTGHPQP is encoded by the coding sequence ATGAACCGTTATTTGTCGACTTGTGGGGTCGTATTGTTGTTATTGCTGGGATGTCGGCAGCAGGAAGCGCAGCGGACGTATAACGTCCGCATACGATGGCCCCGCGACCCGGAAACACTGCACCCCCACACGCTGGCCAATGCGTTAGCCATCCAGGCCATTAACCTCACGTACCAGAGTCTGCTGGCTATTGATGCGCCCCAACAGCGCATTGTGCCGTGGCTGGCAGAGGCACTACCGGTAGTACGGCGGGCAGGGAACACCTCCTACCTCACGTACCGCATCCGGCCGGCGGCCACTTGGAACGATGGGCAGCCCATAACGGCCCAGGACATAATCTTTACACTAAAAACCATGCGTTGCCCGGATCTGCCTAATGAGCGGATGCGTGCTACGTATGGTTTTGTGCGTTCGGTACAGCTTGATTCCACCGATACCCGGCAGTTTACGCTGGTTTGCGACCAGTTTGCGCCGGATTACGTGCTGACTTCCGGAGATTTTGCCGTGCTGCCGGAGCATCTGCTGGACCCCGGGCATCAGCTACGGGCTTTTTCCCTGGGCCGCCTGGACTCAGTGGGCGCCACCTTGCCGGCGGTGAAGCAGTTTGTAAAAGAATTTTCCAAAGCGCGGCTGGAACAGTCGCCGGGGAAATATGGCAGCGGGCCTTATGTGCTGAAAAGCTGGCAATCGGGTCAGCAGCTGGTGTTTGCGCGCAAAAAACCCTGGTGGGGCGACCAGGTAGTGCCTACCCCGGCCACCTTCCTGGCCCGCCCCAATCAGATTTCCTTTCACATTATTCCGGATCAGACCACGGCTTTGCTGGCGTTGCGGCGGGGAGATATTGACGTGTATGGCAGCCTGCCCGCCACCGACTATCAGCGGCTAGCCTCGTCAGCCACCGACCAGAAACGGATAGCCTTGTATGCCCCGGATTCTTACGAGGCAGTAACCGTAGGTTTCAACACCAGAAAACCAGCGCTGGCCGACAGCAAAACCCGCCAGGCCATCAGCCACCTTTTTGATATCCCTACCCTCATAAAAGCTACCCAGCACGGCTTGGCTTATCCCAGCGCCAGCCTCATCAGCCCCCACGATAAGCACTATTATAACGATAGTCTGGCGCCGGTAGCCTATAGCCCTGCCCTGGCTACACAGCTGCTTGCCCAGGCCGGCTGGCAGCAACAGCCTGATAAGTCATGGCAGCGACCCAGCCGCTCTGGTCCGGCGCAGCAGCTGGCGCTTACCATCAGCTACCGCGCCGGCGATGCTGCCTATGAGTTTATTGCACTGCAGTTGCGCACTGTTGCGGGCAAGGTGGGTATCCCTATTAACCTGCGCCCTACGGAGAGCAGCGTATTGACGCAACAATTGCAGGCAGGGGCTTTTGATTTATATATCCGCTCCCTGATCGGCAATCCATTTGCGCACAACTTTCTGCCTTTGTTGCACTCCGGCAGCACCGGCACGCAAGGCGGCAACTACACCGGGTTTGGCAGCGCCAGCTCCGATGCTCTCCTGACGGAGCTGGCCGCCGCCCAGGACACCGTGCAAAAGAAACAGCTGCTGCGTAAGCTACAGCGCGTTCTGCAGCAGCAGAACCCCCTCACGGTATTGTATTTTAAACGGAACCCACTGGCCGTTTCCCGTCGCTTTACCAATCTGGGGCTGTCCGGGCTGCCGCCGGGCTATGAGGCCACCCGCTTTACGGGGCACCCGCAGCCATAA
- a CDS encoding ABC transporter permease, whose amino-acid sequence MPLMLRQLLSSTLLAWIIASIIFLLSRSMSPADGEQFGLTENMPATTALTAAQQQAARQQLRTRLGLSQPLFYFSLQAPPARARVLLPRFAWHGTQNQYHAWIRGLARGHMGTSYRNGTPVTALLAAALPRTLQFTLPAALVAVAVSLLLATRLAARPLWRAAVINLLLVLDSIPLFLLALLLLLLLANPDMLTWFPAYGVGEANGASGWNQLLHTAYYLVLPTLSLTLVTLPGLTVQLEAALQRELALDYITTARAKGLSSRQIIRRHALRNALLPLLTLLADLLPAVLAGAVVVEVVFALPGMGQLLSDAATARDYPVLMGALLVILVARLAAYILADMAYRLADPRLQKSAA is encoded by the coding sequence ATGCCTCTAATGCTGCGCCAGCTGCTTTCTTCCACCCTATTGGCGTGGATTATTGCCTCCATCATTTTTCTACTTAGCCGGAGTATGAGCCCGGCCGATGGGGAGCAGTTTGGATTAACGGAGAATATGCCGGCCACTACTGCGTTAACCGCCGCGCAGCAGCAGGCGGCCCGCCAGCAGCTACGCACCCGGCTCGGTCTCAGCCAGCCCTTGTTTTACTTCTCCCTGCAGGCCCCACCGGCCCGCGCCCGGGTATTGCTGCCCCGCTTTGCCTGGCACGGAACCCAAAACCAGTACCATGCCTGGATACGGGGCTTAGCCCGGGGCCATATGGGTACTTCCTACCGCAACGGCACGCCGGTTACGGCTTTACTGGCCGCTGCGCTACCGCGCACCCTACAGTTTACGCTACCTGCGGCCCTGGTGGCCGTGGCTGTGTCCCTGCTGCTGGCTACGCGGCTGGCAGCCCGGCCCTTGTGGCGGGCGGCAGTTATCAACCTGCTGCTGGTGTTGGATAGCATCCCGCTGTTTTTGCTGGCGCTGCTCCTACTGCTGCTGTTAGCCAATCCGGATATGCTAACCTGGTTTCCGGCTTATGGGGTGGGCGAGGCCAATGGAGCCTCGGGCTGGAACCAACTGCTGCATACCGCTTATTATCTGGTGCTGCCTACCCTCAGCCTGACCCTGGTTACCCTGCCGGGCCTTACGGTGCAGCTGGAGGCCGCCCTGCAGCGGGAACTGGCCCTGGACTATATCACCACGGCCCGGGCCAAGGGCCTATCCAGCCGGCAGATTATCCGGCGGCATGCTTTGCGCAATGCGCTGCTCCCGCTGCTTACCCTGCTGGCCGATTTGCTCCCGGCCGTTTTAGCCGGGGCGGTGGTGGTGGAAGTGGTTTTTGCACTGCCGGGAATGGGCCAACTGCTCTCCGATGCGGCCACCGCCCGGGACTACCCGGTTTTAATGGGCGCCTTGCTGGTGATACTGGTGGCCCGGCTGGCCGCCTATATTCTGGCTGATATGGCCTACCGGCTAGCCGACCCCCGCCTGCAGAAATCAGCCGCATGA
- a CDS encoding ABC transporter permease: protein MKTKQPVTPWQRALALGWLGLVACLGTFAPWLPLPYPPATSDALALSTPPQLGSAMAAVHWLGTDALGRDVLTELVFGCRTLLLVSLPAAVLLTLVGIVLGSAAGYFGGVGLKMARAYWLALALWLVGTLAYTPLLGGGNAAAYLQWLLASGICVGLAVLLRLSGWGQQPAAFPVDTVVLGAAALLGSVPRLILVLTVAAILPLSFVSMPLLLGITCWPGMMRLVRAEALRIRQLPYIEAARALGLPNSRIVSRHVWPGIWPVVRAAFPFYLTLIVTTETTISFLGVGLPAETASWGHLLSSARLAPGNWWLIVFPGFSLVCTIISLRFLTQKQVFSAATPK, encoded by the coding sequence ATGAAAACCAAACAACCGGTTACTCCGTGGCAACGGGCGCTGGCTTTGGGCTGGCTTGGGCTGGTAGCGTGCCTGGGCACTTTTGCCCCGTGGCTGCCCCTGCCCTACCCACCCGCTACTTCCGATGCGCTGGCGCTGAGCACACCGCCGCAACTTGGCTCCGCTATGGCTGCCGTCCACTGGCTTGGTACCGATGCCCTGGGCCGGGATGTACTCACCGAGCTGGTATTTGGCTGCCGCACCCTGCTACTGGTGAGTTTACCGGCGGCCGTACTACTCACTCTCGTTGGTATTGTGTTAGGCAGCGCCGCCGGTTATTTTGGGGGAGTGGGGTTAAAAATGGCCAGAGCATACTGGCTGGCGCTGGCCCTCTGGCTGGTTGGCACGCTGGCCTATACCCCACTGCTCGGCGGCGGGAATGCAGCGGCTTACCTGCAATGGCTGCTGGCCTCGGGAATATGTGTGGGGCTGGCGGTATTGCTGCGGCTGTCTGGCTGGGGACAGCAGCCGGCAGCTTTTCCCGTTGATACCGTAGTGCTGGGCGCGGCGGCTTTGCTGGGCTCCGTGCCCCGCCTCATTTTAGTGCTAACCGTGGCGGCCATTCTGCCCTTGTCATTTGTTTCGATGCCGTTGCTGCTGGGCATTACCTGCTGGCCGGGCATGATGCGCCTGGTGCGGGCAGAAGCGCTGCGTATTCGGCAGCTGCCCTACATAGAAGCGGCCCGGGCGCTGGGGCTACCCAATAGCCGCATTGTCAGCCGCCATGTATGGCCCGGTATCTGGCCGGTAGTACGGGCGGCCTTCCCCTTTTACCTCACCCTGATTGTTACCACCGAAACTACCATCTCCTTTCTTGGGGTGGGACTGCCGGCGGAAACCGCCAGTTGGGGGCACCTGCTAAGCTCGGCCCGACTGGCGCCCGGTAATTGGTGGCTTATCGTTTTCCCGGGATTTAGCCTGGTTTGCACCATCATCAGCCTGCGTTTTCTAACGCAAAAGCAGGTTTTTTCCGCTGCAACTCCTAAATAA
- a CDS encoding OmpA family protein: protein MKTNYTLTASVLSRSIARLTGPLRPAALVLALLASSNYALAQSVEFSKDRFGDNKEGLKEALRDIKAGDQWYNADPPKYERALPHYLEAQKFNPNNAQLNFKIGDCYLNSGFKSRSLSYLQKAFELDAEVDPRMHYLLGRGLHLNAKWTEAIAEYKKAMPPAGAKNGLVLQQELRKKIAECESGLALMKKPTRVFIDNAGPGVNSPFPDYSPVISADESVIMFTSRRDNSTGGQTEPETGGFYEDIYQSSRSGKQWGPARPLNEPVNTDGHDATVGLAPDGQRMLIYVENNGGDLNECDLRGTKWSKPQTLGRRINTNAHESSASYSPDGRFLYFVSDQPEGSLGSRDIYKVEIEGKGKAVNLGPGINTPYGEEGVFMHPDGKTMYFSSEGHNSMGGYDIFKSVYENGKWSKPENLGWPINTPDDDVFFVISASGRHGYYSSIREDGQGGKDIYQITFLGPEKPPMLNTEDQLLASRVAPVKETVLAAAVPISTAQVTILKGVVTDAETKQPLEAAIDVVDNQKNLVIASFRSNSQSGRYLVSLPSGINYGIVVRQDGYLFHSENFDVPAGAAYSEVVKDIALQRLDVGVKVVLNNIFFDTDKSTLRKESTGELERLVALLNETPKLRIEISGHTDNVGNAAYNQQLSQNRAKVVVDYLVTKGIDKGRLTFAGYGMTQPVAPNTTKQGRQLNRRTEFKVLEK from the coding sequence ATGAAAACAAACTATACGCTCACCGCCTCCGTGTTATCCCGTAGTATTGCGCGGCTTACCGGCCCATTGCGGCCGGCGGCCCTGGTTCTTGCTCTCTTAGCGTCCTCAAACTATGCGCTGGCGCAAAGTGTGGAGTTCAGCAAAGACCGGTTCGGCGACAACAAAGAAGGTCTGAAAGAAGCCCTGCGCGACATCAAAGCCGGCGACCAGTGGTACAACGCCGACCCGCCTAAGTATGAGCGGGCGCTGCCGCATTACCTGGAAGCCCAGAAGTTCAACCCCAACAATGCCCAGCTGAACTTTAAAATCGGCGACTGTTACCTGAACTCCGGCTTTAAGTCCCGCAGTCTGAGCTATCTGCAAAAGGCTTTTGAGCTGGATGCGGAGGTAGACCCGCGCATGCACTACCTGCTGGGCCGGGGCCTGCACCTGAACGCCAAATGGACGGAAGCCATTGCCGAGTACAAAAAAGCCATGCCGCCGGCCGGCGCCAAAAACGGCTTGGTTCTGCAGCAGGAGCTGCGCAAAAAAATAGCGGAGTGCGAATCGGGCCTGGCCTTGATGAAGAAGCCTACGCGGGTATTTATTGATAATGCGGGCCCTGGCGTGAACTCTCCCTTCCCGGATTACAGCCCGGTTATCTCCGCCGATGAATCCGTTATTATGTTCACCTCGCGGCGCGACAACTCCACGGGCGGCCAAACCGAGCCGGAAACCGGGGGCTTTTACGAGGATATCTACCAGTCCTCGCGCTCCGGCAAGCAGTGGGGCCCCGCCCGCCCGCTAAATGAGCCCGTGAATACCGATGGCCACGATGCCACCGTGGGCCTGGCCCCTGATGGCCAGCGCATGCTGATTTACGTGGAAAACAACGGCGGCGACCTGAACGAGTGCGACCTGCGCGGCACCAAATGGAGCAAGCCGCAAACCCTCGGCCGCCGCATCAATACCAACGCCCACGAGTCCTCGGCTTCTTACTCCCCCGATGGCCGCTTCCTGTATTTTGTGAGCGACCAGCCCGAGGGCAGTCTGGGCAGTCGGGATATTTATAAGGTGGAGATTGAGGGCAAGGGCAAAGCCGTAAACCTGGGCCCCGGCATCAATACACCCTACGGCGAGGAAGGAGTGTTTATGCACCCCGACGGCAAAACCATGTACTTCAGCTCGGAAGGGCACAACTCCATGGGCGGCTACGACATCTTTAAATCGGTGTACGAAAACGGCAAGTGGAGCAAGCCCGAAAACCTGGGCTGGCCCATCAACACCCCCGATGATGACGTGTTCTTCGTGATTTCGGCCTCGGGGCGCCACGGCTATTATTCTTCCATCCGGGAAGATGGGCAGGGTGGCAAAGACATCTACCAGATTACCTTCCTCGGTCCCGAAAAGCCGCCCATGCTCAACACCGAGGATCAGTTGCTGGCCTCGCGCGTGGCCCCGGTAAAGGAAACCGTACTGGCCGCGGCCGTGCCCATTTCCACTGCGCAGGTAACCATTCTGAAAGGTGTGGTGACGGATGCCGAAACCAAGCAGCCCCTGGAAGCCGCCATTGATGTGGTAGACAACCAGAAAAACCTGGTTATTGCCTCCTTCCGCTCCAACTCCCAGTCGGGCCGCTATCTGGTTTCACTTCCCTCTGGCATTAACTACGGTATTGTAGTGCGGCAGGATGGCTACCTGTTCCACTCCGAAAACTTTGACGTACCGGCCGGCGCGGCTTATTCCGAAGTAGTGAAAGACATTGCGCTGCAGCGCCTGGACGTGGGCGTGAAAGTGGTGCTGAACAACATCTTCTTCGACACGGATAAGTCAACACTGCGCAAGGAAAGCACCGGCGAGCTGGAGCGGCTGGTAGCGCTGCTGAATGAAACGCCCAAGCTGCGCATCGAAATTTCCGGCCATACGGATAATGTGGGCAACGCCGCCTATAACCAGCAGCTCTCGCAAAACCGCGCCAAGGTGGTAGTAGACTACCTGGTGACTAAAGGCATTGATAAAGGCCGCCTGACCTTTGCGGGCTATGGCATGACGCAGCCGGTAGCGCCCAACACCACCAAGCAAGGCCGGCAGCTCAACCGCCGCACCGAGTTTAAGGTGCTGGAGAAGTAA
- a CDS encoding tetratricopeptide repeat protein gives MGWLAATPARAQVDTVRASTLPPAQLAEKYYNSGVAKFADKSYRSAIQEFDKALAAKPDFAKAFYNRATTRYELKEYEQAVQDYDQAIKLEPTGFTSYFGRGQARQALNQTDAAEQDYTKAAETKPDYAPSWYYRGDLRFEKGDFKAALADFTAAIKADPNYAYAYHDRASTQRQLGNFAAAVQDYDQALKLQPELVSALLNRASAKRRQGDVKGALADYSAYLAKRTDNAVAYNNRGSARYEAGDYKGAVEDFSQALSLNPGYAFALNNRAAAYLKLENYKQAADDASKAIKLNGSYAEAYLNRGHAREMLRDADGACQDWRKAAELGLESGTAYANASCE, from the coding sequence ATGGGCTGGCTGGCTGCCACGCCCGCCCGGGCTCAGGTAGATACCGTGCGGGCCAGCACCCTGCCGCCGGCTCAGCTGGCCGAGAAATACTATAACAGCGGGGTAGCCAAGTTTGCCGATAAAAGCTACCGCTCGGCCATTCAGGAGTTCGATAAAGCGCTGGCGGCGAAGCCTGATTTCGCCAAGGCTTTCTACAACCGCGCCACCACGCGCTACGAGCTAAAGGAGTATGAGCAGGCCGTGCAGGACTACGACCAGGCCATTAAGCTGGAGCCTACGGGCTTTACCTCCTATTTTGGACGGGGCCAGGCCCGGCAGGCGCTCAACCAGACCGATGCCGCCGAGCAGGACTACACCAAAGCTGCCGAAACCAAGCCGGATTACGCGCCCAGCTGGTACTACCGCGGCGACCTGCGCTTTGAAAAAGGTGACTTTAAAGCGGCCTTAGCTGATTTTACCGCCGCCATTAAAGCCGACCCCAATTATGCCTACGCCTACCATGACCGGGCCAGCACCCAGCGCCAGCTGGGCAACTTTGCCGCCGCCGTGCAGGACTACGACCAGGCCCTGAAGCTGCAGCCCGAGCTGGTTTCGGCGCTGCTGAACCGGGCCAGCGCCAAGCGCCGCCAGGGGGATGTGAAAGGCGCCCTGGCCGATTATTCCGCCTACCTGGCCAAGCGCACCGACAATGCCGTGGCCTATAACAACCGGGGCAGTGCCCGCTACGAGGCCGGCGACTACAAAGGCGCCGTGGAGGATTTCAGCCAGGCGCTTTCCCTGAACCCGGGGTATGCCTTTGCCTTAAATAACCGCGCCGCCGCTTACCTCAAGCTGGAGAACTACAAGCAGGCCGCCGATGATGCCAGCAAGGCTATTAAGCTGAACGGATCCTATGCGGAGGCCTACCTGAACCGCGGCCACGCCCGCGAAATGCTGCGCGATGCTGACGGTGCCTGCCAGGATTGGCGCAAAGCCGCCGAGCTGGGCCTGGAAAGTGGTACGGCTTACGCCAATGCCTCCTGTGAATAA
- a CDS encoding BrxA/BrxB family bacilliredoxin, which produces MATYPEYMVAPIRQDLVEAGFEQLMTPEEVDQALIPAEGTVLVAVNSVCGCAAAKARPALKMALASTDKKPAKLVTVFAGMETEAVAKAREHMLPYPPSSPCIALFKDGELVHMIERYHIEGNDMMRIVDNLQGAFAEYC; this is translated from the coding sequence ATGGCAACATATCCCGAATACATGGTGGCTCCTATCCGGCAGGACCTGGTAGAAGCTGGCTTTGAACAACTGATGACGCCCGAGGAGGTAGACCAGGCCCTGATTCCCGCGGAGGGCACGGTGCTGGTAGCCGTAAACTCGGTGTGTGGCTGCGCCGCCGCCAAGGCCCGCCCGGCTCTGAAAATGGCTCTGGCCAGCACCGATAAAAAGCCGGCCAAGCTGGTAACGGTATTTGCCGGTATGGAAACCGAAGCCGTAGCCAAGGCCCGGGAGCATATGCTGCCCTATCCCCCCTCCTCGCCCTGCATTGCGCTGTTTAAGGATGGTGAACTGGTGCACATGATTGAGCGCTACCACATTGAAGGCAACGACATGATGCGCATTGTAGACAACCTGCAGGGCGCTTTCGCAGAGTATTGCTAA
- a CDS encoding GNAT family N-acetyltransferase, with product MPTHILPLPWDSSFLGFPVGRLQGAHLTTEELRDTLQAAHDDGWALLYWMADPNDTDSTAAAQGNRLQVTDRRGHYALTFPEGLPQPLPVGVSSTVQLSPAIMDLALQSGQQSRFRLDPHFANGVYEQLYAHWIANSLSGEMAHDVLVFRSTHNSPETGMLTLCLRPEHVEIGLIAVDAGSQNQGIGTLLVEGARQRALAWGRHKLVSVTQLDNQGACRFYEHMGFELVREEHLYHLWLQEIQTP from the coding sequence ATGCCTACTCACATCCTGCCGCTGCCCTGGGACTCCAGCTTTCTGGGGTTTCCGGTAGGACGGTTACAGGGCGCCCACCTCACTACTGAGGAGCTGCGCGATACGCTACAGGCTGCGCACGATGATGGCTGGGCTCTGCTGTACTGGATGGCAGACCCCAATGATACAGACTCCACGGCAGCCGCGCAGGGCAACCGCCTTCAGGTGACCGACCGGCGCGGGCACTATGCGCTGACTTTTCCCGAAGGCCTGCCCCAGCCGCTGCCGGTAGGCGTGTCCTCCACCGTGCAGCTTTCGCCCGCCATCATGGATCTGGCCTTGCAGAGTGGGCAACAGTCCCGCTTTCGCCTTGATCCGCACTTTGCCAATGGCGTGTACGAGCAGCTGTATGCCCATTGGATAGCCAACTCCCTCAGCGGAGAAATGGCCCACGATGTACTAGTATTTCGCAGTACCCACAACAGCCCCGAAACCGGCATGCTTACCCTCTGCCTGCGCCCTGAGCACGTAGAAATCGGACTGATTGCCGTAGATGCCGGCTCGCAAAACCAGGGTATCGGCACCTTGCTGGTGGAAGGGGCCCGGCAGCGGGCCCTGGCTTGGGGCCGGCACAAGCTGGTATCCGTTACCCAGCTCGACAACCAGGGTGCCTGCCGGTTTTATGAGCACATGGGTTTCGAACTGGTCCGTGAAGAGCACTTGTACCATCTCTGGCTGCAGGAAATCCAGACCCCATAA
- the recQ gene encoding DNA helicase RecQ, with amino-acid sequence MPAVKKAVVTQQADLKGKLKEVFGYGQFRGTQEAIIQNVIEGHNTFVIMPTGAGKSLCYQLPALVLPGTAIVISPLIALMKNQVDQLNAFGVNAAFLNSTLSKSEMNKVKKDVISGEVRLLYVAPESLTKDETIEFLNKATISFVAIDEAHCISEWGHDFRPEYRKIRSIIDGLGVQVPIIALTATATPKVQLDIQKNLQMDEASVFKTSFNRTNLYYEVRPKHQTKKQLIQYVKQRKGLAGIVYCLSRKKVEEIAELLRVNDVRALPYHAGLDPHVRMANQDAFLNEDCDVIVATIAFGMGIDKPDVRFVIHYDTPKSIEGYYQETGRGGRDGMEGDCLMFYSYDDIVKLEKFNKDKPVTERDNSKQLLQEMANYADSAVCRRKQLLHYFGEEFEKDCGFCDNCRHPREKFEGKEFVKLALEAVQQTNSRFGIDHLTTVLTGLTNPHVESYGHFKLPVYGKGKDHDIAFWHSVVRQCMIAGFLGKDIENFGVIKICPKGEEFLQAPYNIKLSKDHDYEKEVQQKEEKEEVQQAAGHDAALFDMLKALRKKLAHQKNLPPYVLFQDPSLKEMATTFPTKMEDLAHVSGVGHGKAQKFGNPFLDLIKKYVEENDIMTAADVVVKSAVNKSKIKIYIIQQIDKKMDLEEIASSKGIEMRELMEEIEHICYSGTKLNLDYYIDSVLDQERQEEITDYFMSSSTDNIAVALKELGSDDYTEEDLRLMRIKFLSEYAN; translated from the coding sequence ATGCCAGCCGTAAAAAAAGCCGTTGTCACACAGCAGGCTGATCTGAAGGGCAAGTTAAAGGAAGTTTTCGGGTACGGCCAGTTTCGCGGCACCCAGGAGGCCATCATTCAGAACGTCATCGAGGGCCATAACACGTTTGTGATTATGCCCACGGGCGCTGGTAAGTCCTTGTGCTACCAGCTGCCAGCGTTGGTGCTGCCCGGCACCGCTATTGTTATTTCCCCGCTCATCGCCCTGATGAAAAATCAGGTAGATCAGCTGAATGCGTTTGGGGTAAACGCGGCCTTTCTGAACTCGACGCTGTCGAAATCAGAAATGAACAAGGTGAAGAAGGACGTCATTAGCGGCGAAGTGCGCCTGCTGTACGTGGCCCCGGAGTCCCTGACCAAGGACGAAACCATTGAGTTTCTCAATAAAGCCACCATTTCGTTTGTGGCTATTGATGAGGCGCACTGCATTTCGGAGTGGGGGCACGACTTCCGGCCGGAGTACCGCAAAATCCGCAGCATTATTGACGGCCTGGGGGTGCAGGTGCCCATTATTGCCCTCACGGCCACGGCCACGCCCAAGGTGCAGCTGGATATCCAGAAAAACCTGCAGATGGACGAGGCCTCGGTGTTCAAGACCTCCTTCAACCGCACCAACCTGTATTACGAAGTACGGCCCAAGCACCAGACCAAAAAGCAGCTGATTCAGTACGTAAAGCAGCGCAAAGGTCTGGCGGGTATTGTGTATTGCCTCTCCCGCAAGAAGGTGGAGGAAATTGCGGAGCTGCTGCGCGTGAATGACGTGCGCGCGCTACCGTACCACGCCGGCCTCGACCCGCATGTGCGCATGGCCAACCAGGACGCCTTCCTCAACGAGGACTGCGACGTCATTGTGGCCACCATTGCCTTCGGCATGGGCATCGACAAGCCCGATGTGCGCTTCGTGATTCACTACGACACGCCCAAGAGCATTGAAGGCTACTATCAGGAAACCGGCCGCGGTGGCCGGGATGGCATGGAGGGTGACTGCCTGATGTTCTACAGCTACGATGATATCGTGAAGCTGGAGAAATTCAACAAGGATAAGCCCGTAACCGAGCGCGACAACAGCAAGCAGCTCCTACAGGAAATGGCGAACTACGCCGACTCGGCCGTGTGCCGCCGCAAGCAGCTGCTGCACTACTTCGGCGAGGAGTTCGAGAAGGACTGTGGCTTCTGCGATAACTGCCGCCACCCGCGCGAGAAGTTTGAAGGCAAGGAGTTTGTGAAGCTGGCCCTGGAAGCTGTACAACAGACCAATTCCCGCTTTGGCATCGACCACCTGACCACGGTACTCACCGGCCTGACTAACCCGCACGTGGAAAGCTACGGGCACTTTAAGCTGCCCGTGTATGGCAAAGGCAAAGACCACGATATTGCCTTTTGGCACTCCGTGGTGCGCCAATGCATGATTGCCGGCTTCCTGGGCAAAGACATTGAGAACTTTGGCGTAATTAAAATCTGCCCCAAAGGCGAGGAGTTCCTGCAGGCTCCCTACAACATCAAGCTCTCCAAAGACCACGACTACGAGAAGGAGGTGCAGCAAAAGGAGGAGAAGGAAGAGGTGCAGCAAGCCGCCGGCCACGATGCCGCGCTGTTTGATATGCTGAAGGCCCTGCGTAAGAAGCTGGCGCACCAGAAAAACCTGCCACCTTACGTGCTCTTCCAGGATCCGTCCCTGAAGGAAATGGCCACCACCTTCCCCACCAAAATGGAGGACCTGGCCCATGTTTCGGGCGTGGGGCACGGCAAGGCGCAGAAGTTTGGCAACCCATTCCTGGACCTGATTAAAAAGTACGTTGAGGAAAACGACATTATGACGGCCGCCGATGTGGTGGTAAAATCAGCTGTTAATAAGTCAAAAATCAAAATCTACATCATTCAGCAGATCGACAAGAAGATGGACCTGGAGGAAATTGCTTCCTCCAAGGGCATTGAAATGCGGGAGCTGATGGAGGAGATTGAGCACATCTGCTACTCCGGCACCAAGCTCAACCTGGATTATTATATTGACTCGGTACTGGACCAGGAACGCCAGGAAGAGATTACCGACTACTTTATGAGCTCCAGCACCGATAACATTGCGGTGGCGCTCAAGGAGTTGGGTTCTGATGACTACACGGAGGAAGACCTGCGCCTGATGCGCATCAAATTCCTGAGCGAGTACGCCAACTAA